The DNA segment CCCCCAACGCCATCAGCAGGGTAGCCCTTCGGCCGCTGATCAAGGCCGCACCCTCCCCCAAAGTCCGGAGCAGTGGCTCCTTTCCGTCCATCTATACGGTGGGCCGGTGGGCGCCATGCGGCCCGCTCAGGTGCTCCCGCCCGCGCCCTCGCCTTAACAAATTCCGGGAAAATTCGATGATTACGGCAACAAAAGGTTTTTACCCACAAACACAAATTTTCACCCGGGGAACAAGGGGGTAACTCGTTTGCGAATCGGTACCAAGCTGCTCATTGCGTTCCTGGTCATGGTTCTGCCCCTGGTGCTGGTGGCGGGATCGGGCTTCATGGCCATGCGGGATATAGCTTCCAAATATGACGGCCTGGTACAGGAAGTGGAGCGGTTGAACCGCAGTGCCATGGAACTCCAGGGGTCCCTGTCCGATGAAGGGCAGGCCGTCACCACCTATCTGCTCACCTACAGCGACCAACAGAAAGATGAGTTTCAACGGGCCCGACAAGGTACCGATGCCGCTTTGGTAGAATTGGCGTCCCTCCTGGCCGATGCCGACGGCCAGGAAAGGCTGGCGGCAGTAGAGCGGGCCATGGTGGAATTTCGCTCCGCCGCTGCGCCCGTCTTTGAGCGGGATGACTTCACCGAAGGTCAAAGGGTGGTCCTGGTCACCCGCAGCCTCTACGAGCCCCAGGTAAAACTGCGGGATGCGGCGGCCGACCTGCTGGACTACGCCGCCACCAGAACCGTCCTGGTGCGGCAGCAGGCCGATGCCGCCGTCTGGCGCGCCAACCTCATCAACGGGGGCGTAGCCTTGGGCGGCCTGCTGGTGGCCGTCGTCTGGGCCCTGGTCTTGTCCCGGTCCATCACCCGGCCGGTAACGGCCATCAGCGACGCTTTCGGCCGGCTGTCCACCGGCGACCTTACCCTGTCGGACCTGGAAGTGACCACCACCGACGAGGTGGGCCAGATGGCCGAGGCCTTCAACCGCATGCTGGCCGACCACCGGCGCTTTTTGCTGCAAATTCGTGAAACCAGCGACGCTTTGGCCGGCAGCAGCGGCGAGATCAACCGCATCGTGCAGCAAGCCGTCGGCGCCACCGGCCAAATCGCCACCGCCATCCAGGAGGTAGCGGCGGGCGCCAACGATCAGGCCCAGCAGAGCGAAGATACGGTGCGGGCTGTGGAGCAGTTGCGGGAGGCCATCAACCAGATCGCCCAAGGCGCCCTGCGCCAGGCGGAATATGTCCAGCGGGCATCCCAACTGCTGGCGGGTACCGCCGAAGGCATCGAACATGCCCGCTCGGCAGCGGTGGAAGTGAACAACGCTGCCCAGCAGGCTTTGCAGTCGGCCCAGCAAGGTGGCCAGGCGGTGGAAGAAGCCTTGGCCGCCATGACCAGCATCGAACAGGCCACGGAACGGGTGGCCGCCCGCATCAGCGGCCTGGGCGACCAATCCCAGCGCATCGGTGAAATCGTCCAGTTGATCGACGGCATCGCCGAGCAGACCAACCTGCTGGCCCTCAACGCCGCCATCGAAGCCGCCCGGGCGGGCGAGCACGGCAAGGGCTTCGCCGTGGTGGCCGACGAGGTGCGCAAGCTGGCGGAGCACTCCCAGGAGGCCACTGCAGAGATCGCCCAGTTGGTGGCCAGCATCCGGGAAAGCGTGGACCAGACCGTCAACGCCATGATGGCCACCGCCCAGGAAGTGCAGAAGGGTTCCACCCTGGCCTCCCAGGCCGGGCAGGAGTTGAAGCAGATCTTGTCGGCCCTGGTATTGACCCACGAGAAGGCCGCGGGCATCCAGACGGCCACGGAACGGGTGGCCGGGGAAACTACGGCGGCGGTCACCGCCATGGACGAAGTGGCGGGCGTCACCGAAGAAAACACGGCGGCCACCACCCAGATGACCACAGCCAGCGATCAGGTGAGCAATGCCATCCACCGGGTGGCGGCGGTAGCCGAGGAAACGGCGGCCTCCGCCCAGGAGGTGAGCGCCTCCTCGGAGCAGGTGAGCGCCTCCGTGGAGCACATCGGCGTGTCCATCGGCCGGCTGGAGGAGTTGGCCCAAGACTTGCGCCATTTGGTGGACCACTTCCGGCTGGAAGGGCCTGACCCCGCCCCGGAGGCGGAGGCCCAGGCCGAAGGCGGGGCCGTGGCTCTATCATCCCTTTCGTAAGGAGACGGGACTATGACGGAACTGAAAGATCAGTCCTTGACGGTGCAGATGCCCGACGGCCATACCCAGGCGGCCGTCCCGGAACCCGAGATCACCAGCCAGCTGGTGCTCTTCACCCTGTCCGATGAGACGTACGGCGTAGACATCCAGCGGGTGCGGGAGATCATCCGCATTCCCGAAATCACCCGCATCCCCAAGACGCCCGACTTCATCGAAGGGGTCATCAACCTGCGGGGCGGCGTCATTCCCGTGGTTGACCTGCGCAAGCGCTTCAACATGCCGGCGGCCGACCAGGCGCGCCTGGCCGAGACGGGCCGCATCGTCGTCATGGACATGCGGGACTGGACCATCGGCATGATGGTGGACGGCGTCTCGGAGGTGCTGCGGGTCCAGGGGGGAGCCGTGGAGCCGCCTTCACCCTACATCGTCAGCGCCGACACCCGCTTCATCGCCGGGGTGGTGAAGGATGGCGACCGCCTGGTGGTGCTGCTGGATTTGGATGCGGTTTTCTTCGACGAAGAGAAGGAGCAAATGGCCGGCCTGAATCAGGTGGAGGCTCCGGCGGGGTAGGTCCATGCATGATCTGAACTTGAGTCCCGAAGAAATCAAGCTGTTTTTCGAAGAGGCCCAGGAACAGCTGGACATCATGGAGCAGACGCTGCTGGCCCTGGAGGAGCAGCCCGGCGACGGGGAACTGGTGAACCAGTTGTTCCGGGCCGCCCATACCTTGAAGGGCGGCACCGCCACCGTCGGGCTGACCGACATGGCCCACCTCACCCATGCCATGGAGTCCCTGCTGGACCAGGTGCGCCAGGGGAGCCGGGAACTGACGGGCCACCTCATGGACCGGATGCTCCAAGGGGTGGACGTGTTGGGCTCCGCCCTGGCCGCCGTCGCCGACGGCGGGGAGGCGCCCGGGGAGCAGTTGGCCGCCCTGGCGGAAGATTTCCATGCTTTGGCCGCCGGCGGCCAGGACGCGCCGCCCGCCGCCACGCCCGGGGCCGGCGGCGCCGATTGGGCCAAGGTGAGCGACGCCCTGGGCGACCGGGACTTGCCTGTCCTCCGCTGGCAGGTAACGGTGGATCCCGACACGCCCATGGCCTCGGTGCGGGCCTACCAGGCCTTGCTGATCATGGAAGACCTGGGCGAGGTGCTGCACACCGACCCGCCCACGGCCCTGCTGGAGGACGAGGGCACCGACACCCACCGTCTGACCATTATCCACGCCTCGGAAAATCCCCCTGAAGCGGTGGAAGCGGCCCTGCGGGGCGTGGGCAACATCATCGACATCCGGCACGAGCCCGTGGCGCCGGCCGGCCCAGAGACGGCGGCAGAGGCTGCGGATCCGTCCCCAAATGGGGCAGGGGCGCCCGCCGGGCCCCTCGGGGAGCCCCCCACCCCCCAGGCGGCTTCCGGGAGCGGCGCCACCTCCGGCGACAGGGGGGTGGGCACCCGCAGCGTCCGGGTCAACGTGGAACTGCTGGATGAACTGATGAACCTGGTGGGGGAACTGGTGGTGGACCGCACCCGGCTGGCCAGCCTGGCCCGCAGCGAACTCAACGGCAAGCAGCTGCGGGATGAACTGGACCAGCTGGCAGGCCACCTGAGCCGCATCACCGGCGATCTCCAGGACACCATCGTCAAGGCCCGGATGATCCCGGTGAAAACCTTGTTCCGCAAATTTCCCCGCATGGTGCGGGATTTGTCGCGGCAACTGGGCAAGCGGGTCAATTTCCAGGTGTCGGGGGAAGACACGGAACTGGACCGCTCCGTCATCGAATTGCTCAGCGACCCATTGATCCACCTGCTGCGCAACGCCCTGGATCACGGCGTGGAACCGCCGGAGGAGCGTACCGCCGCCGGCAAGCCGCCGGAAGCCACCGTGCGCCTCACGGCCTACCACCGGCAGAGCCACATTTTCGTCGAGGTGAGCGACGACGGCCGGGGGCTGGACGCCGGCAAGATCCGCCGGGCTGTGGCCCGCCGGGGCCTGATGACCGAAGACCAGCTGGAGCGCCTGCCCTATGAGCAGCTGGCCGACCTAATTTTCCTGCCCGGCTTCAGCACCGCCGACTCGGTGAGCACCGTGTCGGGCCGGGGCGTGGGCATGGATGTGGTGCGGAAGAACCTGGAGCAGGTGGGCGGCAGCATCACGGTGCGCAGCAGGCCCGGCGAAGGCACCACCTTCTCCATTCAATTGCCCCTGACGCTGGCCATCATCCAGGCCCTCCTGGTGCGGATCAAGGATGTCACTTACGCCTTGCCCCTGGCCCACGTGTCCGAAGTCCTGCTGCTGACCAACGATGAAATCTATCCCCTCTACGGCCGTCAGGCGGTGCGGGTACGGGACACCACGGTCCCCCTGCTGAACCCCGCCCACCTTTGGTGCGAGGAAGGGGCTGTAGTCTGGGCCGAAGACGAGCCCAATCCCGTGGTCGTCATCCAAGGGGACATGGAGCCCTTGGCCCTCATGGTGGACCGCCTCATCGGCGAAGAGGAGATCGTGATCAAAAGTTTGGGGCCGCTCACCGGCAGGGTGGGCGGCATATCCGGAGCCTCCATTCTGGGCGACGGCCGGGTGGCCCTCATCGTGGACGTGCCCAGCCTGTGCCGGGAGGCCCGGCAGGTCTTGGCCCGCGATAATTTCCGCCAGTTAAAGGGAGGTTGACCGGGTGGCGCTGGTACTGGTGGTGGATGACGCGCAGTTCATGCGGATGCGGTTGCGGAAGCTGCTGGAAGAGGAAGGTCACCAAGTCATCGAGGCCGGTGACGGCGAGCAGGCGGTGGAGGCCTACTCCACCAACAAGCCCGACCTGGTGCTTATGGACATCACCATGCCCAACATGGACGGGCTGACGGCCTTGAAGACCATCAAGTCCCAATTCCCCGAGGCCAAGGTGGTCATGTGCAGCTCCCTGGGGCAGAAGAGCGCCGTATTGGAAGCCATCAAGGCCGGGGCCAGGGACTTCATCGTCAAGCCTTTCGAGGCCGAGCGGGTGCAGAACGTAGTACGGAAACAGGTGGGTTGAATGACCAAGGGCGTACGGGTGCTGGTGGTGGATGATTCGGCCCTCATGCGGCAGATGGTGTCTCGCTTTCTGACAGAAGCCGGCTTCACCGTGGTGGGCACCGCCGCCAACGGCCGCCTGGGCCTGGAGAAGGCCTTGGCCCTCCGCCCCGACGTGATCACCCTGGATGTGGAGATGCCGGAGATGAACGGGCTGGATATGTTGCGGCTGTTGATGGCCCAGGCTCCCACTCCCGTGGTGATGCTGTCGGGCTTGACCCAGGCCCAAGCCCCGGCTGCGGTGGAGGCCCTGGCCCTGGGGGCGGTGGACGTGGTGGCCAAGCCGGGGGGCGCCGCCATCTCCCTCCAGCTGGGCGATGTGCGGGACGAACTGGTGCAGAAGGTGGCCGCCGCCGCCCGGAGCCGCCCGCGGGGAGGGGCCTTGCCATCCCGGCCCTATCCCAGGCCCGTCCAGACCCCCGGGAAGGCCGCGGGCCCCGAGGCCGGCGGTCCGGCAGGCAGCGGGCCGGCCGGTGCGCCACCGGTGGGGGTCATCGTCATCGGCTGCTCCACCGGCGGCCCCGGCGCCCTGTCGGTGGTCATTCCCCAACTGCCCCAGGACTACCCCTGGACGGTGCTGGTGGTGCAGCACATGCCTCCGGGCTTTACCGCTTCCCTGGCCCGGCGCCTGGACGACATGTCCGCCGTGCCGGTGCAGGAAGCCCAGGACGGTGTGAAGCCCGGGGCCGGCGAGGTTTGGATCGCACCGGGCGGCCGTCACCTGATTATGGACGCCGCGGGTGTCCTGCGGCTGACCGAAGACCCGCCGGTGCACGGCGTCCGCCCGGCTGTCGACTTGACTTTGGTTTCCACCGCGGCCGTCTGGAGGCGGCGGGTTGTGGCTGTGATCATGACGGGCATGGGCCGGGACGGCGCCCGGGGCGCCGAGGCCGTGAAGGCGGCGGGTGGCCGGGTGCTGGCCCAGGATGAAGCAAGTTCCGTCGTATTCGGGATGCCCCGAGTCGTCATCGAGCAGGGCCTGGCCGATGAAGTGCTGTCCTTGGACGACATGGCCCAGGCGTTGGCTTGCTTGGAGGCGCCGGGCGTTCCGGTGGGGGGTGGTAGATGTGTCCAGGCCTGATGACGGCTACCAGATGCTGGCCCAAAGGGTGCGCCGTTTGACGGGCTTGGATTTAAGGCATTACCGGCAGCAGCAGTTGCAGCGCCGGCTGAAGGCCTATTTGGACCGGCACGGGCTGCCCGACTACGGGTCCCTGGCCCGGCGCATCACGAATGATTCCCAGGCCCTGCGGGATTTCATGGATTATTTGACCATCAACGTCACCGAGTTTTTTCGCGACGGCCGCCCTTTCGACATGCTGGTCCGGGATGTGCTGCCCAGCCTGCTGGCGGAATTCCGCCGCCTGAAGGTGTGGAGCGCCGGCTGCGCTTCCGGGGCCGAAACCTACTCCCTGGCCATCCTGCTGGAGGAGTTGGATCCCGGGGGCGGCCACCAGGTGCTGGGCACCGATGTGGACGGGACGATCCTGAAGCTGGCCCAGGAAGGTGTTTACGACGAGCATGCCCTGAGGGGCGTGTCGCCGGAGCGGCGCCGGAAATTTTTCGAAGAAGTGGCGCCGGGCATGTGGCGGGTCCTGCCGGAACTGCGGCGCAAGGTCCGCTTCGTGCGCCACGATCTGCTGGCGGACCCTTATCCCGAGGAGCAGCATCTCATCTTGTGCCGGAACGTGGTCATTTACTTCACCGAGGAAGCCAAGAGCCGGGTCCACCGGCAGCTGGCCGAGTCCCTGGTGCCCGGCGGCTACCTGCTGGTGGGGGCCACCGAGACCTTGCTCATGCCGGGCCCCCTGGGCCTGGAAATTGCCGGCCCATTCTTGTACCGCCGCACGGCGCCCCAGCCGGCGGCTGTGGAATGACGATCGTTGGGCATCAGTTGACGGGGAGGCATGGGGTTGAAGGCTGAATACATCAAGCCCTTCGTGCAGGCCGCCCACCGGGTTCTGAAGCAGGAACTGGGCATAGAGCCCCAGCGGGGCGACCTGCGCCTGGAAAACACCTATTACACCACCAAGGACATCACCGTCCTCATCGGCGTCACCGGCGACGTGGAAGGAACGGTGCTGTACGGCACCAGTGAGGAAACGGCCAAGGCCTTGGTCCAGAACATCATCGGCGAGCACCGGCCCCGGTTCGACGAAATTTGCGAGAGCGCCGTGGCCGAAATCGGCAACATGATCTCCGGCCATGCCGGTGCCCTCTTTGAGGAGTTGGGCCTCTCCTTCAACATCACCCCGCCCAACTTGATCCTCAACCGGGGCACCCTCATCGCCAACTCGGCCATCAAGCGGCTGATCATACCCATCCGGCTGGAGTTCGGTGAGATCGAAATCGCCGTTTCCTTGCGGGAGACCAAGCCCCGTTGACGGCTGCCCGTGGTCAGAGGGGACAGTCCAAAGGCGTGGACCCGGCAAAGGTGCAGGCCGGCGGCAGGGGCAGGCCCCGCTTATACAAGGGTGACGGGCCCAGGAGGTCGACCGTTTCCCGGTGGGCCTCTTCCAGCCGCTGCAGGTCCCCGGTGGCCAGGGCCGGCAGCGCTGCCGACGGGTCGCCGGTGAGCACCGCCTGATACCTGGTCAAGCCCCCCTGGTGCCAGCGATGGACCCAAACGGGCCGGTAGGCGACCTCCTCCAGGATGATCCTGGGAGGCTCGTCCCCGGCCTGCCGCATTTTGTAGGTCACATGGACGATGATGCCCGTGTCGGTGTACGGAAACTGCTGGTTGGACACGAAATTGCCCATGGAGTAGATGACCACGGTAGGCCGCCCATGCCCTGCATTCCCCGGCTCGGGCCACAAAATCTCCGCCGGCTGGACCACGTGGGGGTGGGCCCCCAAGACCACGTCAACACCCAGCTGGTGGAGGAACCGGGCCAGTTCCCGCTGCTCCCGGCTGGGCTGCCGGGAGTACTCCTGCCCCCAATGCATGGCCACCATCAGCAGATCGGGCTCCTCCGTCCGGGCCAGTTCAATGTGCCGGGCGATGGCTTCCTTGTCAATCAAATTGATGAGATGGGGCTCGGGCACCGGTATGCCGTTGGTGCCGTAGGTGTAGGCCAGCACCGCCACCCGGAAGCCCTTGGCCGTCACTATGGCATAAGGAGGCTCGTCGGGCTCCAGGCGGGTGCCCGTAACGTCCAGCCCCGCCTCCCGGATCACCGACAAGGTGCGCCGGAGGCCGGAGGCTCCCCGGTCCAAGGCGTGGTTGTTGGCGGTAGTCAGCATGGTGACGCCGCTGTCAATGAGGGCGTCCAGCAGGGCGTCGGGGGTGTTGAACAGGGGGTAGCCGCTGTACCCTGCCGCTTCTCCCGCCAGGGTGGTTTCCAAATTGGCGATGGTGATGTCCCCCCGCTGCAGCTCCGTTGCCACGGGCGCGAAGAGGGGGCGGAAGTCGTAGCCGCTGCCGGTGGCGGCAGCCCGCACCAAAGGCAGGTGCATCAACAGGTCGCCCACGGCGGTGATGGTGAGGCGCTCTTCCACCACCTGCAATGTGTCGGGAGAGGCCGTCGCCAGGAGGCCGCCGGCGGGCAGAGAACCTGAGTCCCTTGGGTTAATGGGGGCTCCCCACCAGGCGCAGCCGCCCGCCAACAGCAGCAGGGCGGCCAGCAGCACCAGCAGGGCGCCGCGGCCTGCCTTCATCCCGCCACCTCCTCCTTTGTGCCATCATAACCCTTGCCTTTCCCCGCGCAAGGCCTTTCGCCGCCGGAAGGGCCGGGCCCGGCAATGTAAAATGAAGCCCGGAGGGATCCCTTTGACTGACGACCACCTGGAATCCCGCCCCAAGCAGGCCGGATTTCCCCGGAGGGCGCTGCTTCTTTGGGCGGCTGCCCTATTCCTGGCGGCAATCCTTTTCTGGCGGGTGCACGTGCCCCTGTTCATCATCGCCCCCGGTTTGACCATGCCGGCCGGGGAAATTGTTAAGGTAAGCGCCGAAGGGGCCGTGGAGCAGGAGCGGGGAACCTTTTTGGTGACCACCTTGGCGGCCCGGCAGGCTTCCCTGGGCACCGCCCTGGCCGCCATCTTCGATCCCCGCTCCCATGTGGTGCTCCGGCGCCAGTTGGTGCCGCCCGGGCAGACGGTGGATGAATATTTGGCCGAAAACGAGGAACTGATGCGGCAGAGCCAGGTGTATGCCATGGCCGCCGCCTTGGACTACCTGGGCTACAGCCCCCGGGTGACGGGCGCCGGGGCGGAGGTCAGGCGGGTGCTGCCGGGCTTAAGGCCTGCGGGCGCCCTCCAGGTGGGCGACGTGATCGTGGCGGTGGACGGCCGGCCCGTCCACCTGGCCGAAGACCTGCACGACTATGTGGCTTCGGTGGGGGAGGGCCGGCAGGTGGCGGTGGATTTCCTCCGGGACGGCCGCCGGCAGGGCGGCCGGGTGGAGACGGTGGACGACCCCTGGACAGGCGCCGGCCAGGCCCGGCTGCCCGTGCAGGTATGGACCCACCGGCTGGAGGTGGAACTGCCCCCGGGCATGGAGATTGAAATCGACGCCCGGGAGATCAGCGGCCCCTCGGCGGGGCTCATCTTCGCCCTGGAAATCGCCAACCGCTTCACACCGGTGGACTTGACCGGGGGCCGCATCTTAGCCGGGACGGGCACCATCGACGCCCGGGGGCGCCTGGGCGCCGTGGGCGGGGTGCCCTTGAAAATGATGGCTGCCATGGCGGCAGGGGCCGAAGCTTTCGTCATGCCCGAAGCCGTGGCGGCCCAAATGGATGGGGACCGCTTCTCCATGGAAGTATTGGCGGCGCCCGATTTGGCCACCTTGGCCGATGCCCTGGCCCGGCGGTGGGCAGGCGAACCGGCGGCCGTGCCCGGGGGCGGCGCCCCCGGCCTGTTGTGGGGAGGTTTCCAAATTGATTATTGATCTGCGGGAAATATTGCAGGAACAGGGCTTGAGCGCCACCCACCGGCAAACCATCGCCGACCCCTACGTGGCCTTGGAGGATCTGCCGCCGGGTTTCGACGCGCCCATTCACGTCCAGGCCACGGTTCAGAACACCGGGTCCTCGGTGCTGGCCACCGTATCCTTGGAGACCCAGGTCACCATGCCTTGCTCCCGCTGCCTGACGCCGGTGACCATGCCCATCCGGGTAAAGTACGTGGAGGAGTACGTCCCCGCCGGCGACAATGAGGGGCTCTCGCCCGAAGAGGCGGGGGTGGCGGGCGTCTACCAGGACCAGCAGCTGGATTTGTCGGCGGGCATCCGGGAAAACCTGCTCCTGGCCCTGCCCATGAAGCCCTTGTGCCGTCCCGACTGTGCCGGCCTTTGCCCCCAGTGCGGCCAGAACCTTAACGACGGGACCTGCTCCTGCGAGACGGCCCCCGCGGTGGATCCCCGGCTGGCCCAGCTGCAGCGCCTCCTGGAAGGCGAAGGGAACTCTTAACCGGCGGCCCGCTACAAAATTGCAAAAAAGCGTTATAATAGGTCGTTAGTTTTTACCGGCCAAGGAACTGATTTTCGACAAGGAGTGGCGACATCATGGCTGTGCCCAAGCGCAAGACTTCGAAAGCCCGGCGGGACAAGCGCCGCACCCATTACAAGCTCACGGCGGCCGGGTTGACGCCTTGCCCCCGCTGCCGGGAGCCCCGCCTGCCCCACCGGGTTTGCCCCAACTGCGGCTACTACCGCGACCGGCAGGTAATCGAACAGGAGTAAGGGCCGGCTGCGGCCCTTTGAAGGGAACGCCCACGGGCAGGGGGTGGTGGAACCGGTGCCGCCGCCCCCTCTTGCTTTGTTTTGGCACCACCCCTTATACTTGGTGTTAAAAGCTCCTATTAGTACCTCGTGCTAACAGCAAGCCCGGGGGTGTGTCCATTGGTGCCAACCCGCAATCTGACCCGCGCCCAGCGGCAGCGCAGGCTGGAGGAGCGCCTGGCCGCCGACCCCTTCCTCACCGACGAGGAACTGGCAGATCTATTCTCTGTCAGCGTGCAGACCATCCGGTTGGATCGCATGGCCTTGGGCATCCCCGAAGTTCGCCAGCGCACCCGGGAAGTGGCCCGCCGCACCTACGCCCGCCTCAAGTC comes from the Sphingobacteriaceae bacterium genome and includes:
- a CDS encoding chemotaxis response regulator protein-glutamate methylesterase, with translation MTKGVRVLVVDDSALMRQMVSRFLTEAGFTVVGTAANGRLGLEKALALRPDVITLDVEMPEMNGLDMLRLLMAQAPTPVVMLSGLTQAQAPAAVEALALGAVDVVAKPGGAAISLQLGDVRDELVQKVAAAARSRPRGGALPSRPYPRPVQTPGKAAGPEAGGPAGSGPAGAPPVGVIVIGCSTGGPGALSVVIPQLPQDYPWTVLVVQHMPPGFTASLARRLDDMSAVPVQEAQDGVKPGAGEVWIAPGGRHLIMDAAGVLRLTEDPPVHGVRPAVDLTLVSTAAVWRRRVVAVIMTGMGRDGARGAEAVKAAGGRVLAQDEASSVVFGMPRVVIEQGLADEVLSLDDMAQALACLEAPGVPVGGGRCVQA
- a CDS encoding chemotaxis protein CheA, which translates into the protein MHDLNLSPEEIKLFFEEAQEQLDIMEQTLLALEEQPGDGELVNQLFRAAHTLKGGTATVGLTDMAHLTHAMESLLDQVRQGSRELTGHLMDRMLQGVDVLGSALAAVADGGEAPGEQLAALAEDFHALAAGGQDAPPAATPGAGGADWAKVSDALGDRDLPVLRWQVTVDPDTPMASVRAYQALLIMEDLGEVLHTDPPTALLEDEGTDTHRLTIIHASENPPEAVEAALRGVGNIIDIRHEPVAPAGPETAAEAADPSPNGAGAPAGPLGEPPTPQAASGSGATSGDRGVGTRSVRVNVELLDELMNLVGELVVDRTRLASLARSELNGKQLRDELDQLAGHLSRITGDLQDTIVKARMIPVKTLFRKFPRMVRDLSRQLGKRVNFQVSGEDTELDRSVIELLSDPLIHLLRNALDHGVEPPEERTAAGKPPEATVRLTAYHRQSHIFVEVSDDGRGLDAGKIRRAVARRGLMTEDQLERLPYEQLADLIFLPGFSTADSVSTVSGRGVGMDVVRKNLEQVGGSITVRSRPGEGTTFSIQLPLTLAIIQALLVRIKDVTYALPLAHVSEVLLLTNDEIYPLYGRQAVRVRDTTVPLLNPAHLWCEEGAVVWAEDEPNPVVVIQGDMEPLALMVDRLIGEEEIVIKSLGPLTGRVGGISGASILGDGRVALIVDVPSLCREARQVLARDNFRQLKGG
- a CDS encoding methyl-accepting chemotaxis protein; its protein translation is MRIGTKLLIAFLVMVLPLVLVAGSGFMAMRDIASKYDGLVQEVERLNRSAMELQGSLSDEGQAVTTYLLTYSDQQKDEFQRARQGTDAALVELASLLADADGQERLAAVERAMVEFRSAAAPVFERDDFTEGQRVVLVTRSLYEPQVKLRDAAADLLDYAATRTVLVRQQADAAVWRANLINGGVALGGLLVAVVWALVLSRSITRPVTAISDAFGRLSTGDLTLSDLEVTTTDEVGQMAEAFNRMLADHRRFLLQIRETSDALAGSSGEINRIVQQAVGATGQIATAIQEVAAGANDQAQQSEDTVRAVEQLREAINQIAQGALRQAEYVQRASQLLAGTAEGIEHARSAAVEVNNAAQQALQSAQQGGQAVEEALAAMTSIEQATERVAARISGLGDQSQRIGEIVQLIDGIAEQTNLLALNAAIEAARAGEHGKGFAVVADEVRKLAEHSQEATAEIAQLVASIRESVDQTVNAMMATAQEVQKGSTLASQAGQELKQILSALVLTHEKAAGIQTATERVAGETTAAVTAMDEVAGVTEENTAATTQMTTASDQVSNAIHRVAAVAEETAASAQEVSASSEQVSASVEHIGVSIGRLEELAQDLRHLVDHFRLEGPDPAPEAEAQAEGGAVALSSLS
- the rpmF gene encoding 50S ribosomal protein L32, whose protein sequence is MAVPKRKTSKARRDKRRTHYKLTAAGLTPCPRCREPRLPHRVCPNCGYYRDRQVIEQE
- a CDS encoding protein-glutamate O-methyltransferase CheR, giving the protein MSRPDDGYQMLAQRVRRLTGLDLRHYRQQQLQRRLKAYLDRHGLPDYGSLARRITNDSQALRDFMDYLTINVTEFFRDGRPFDMLVRDVLPSLLAEFRRLKVWSAGCASGAETYSLAILLEELDPGGGHQVLGTDVDGTILKLAQEGVYDEHALRGVSPERRRKFFEEVAPGMWRVLPELRRKVRFVRHDLLADPYPEEQHLILCRNVVIYFTEEAKSRVHRQLAESLVPGGYLLVGATETLLMPGPLGLEIAGPFLYRRTAPQPAAVE
- a CDS encoding CapA family protein, with the translated sequence MKAGRGALLVLLAALLLLAGGCAWWGAPINPRDSGSLPAGGLLATASPDTLQVVEERLTITAVGDLLMHLPLVRAAATGSGYDFRPLFAPVATELQRGDITIANLETTLAGEAAGYSGYPLFNTPDALLDALIDSGVTMLTTANNHALDRGASGLRRTLSVIREAGLDVTGTRLEPDEPPYAIVTAKGFRVAVLAYTYGTNGIPVPEPHLINLIDKEAIARHIELARTEEPDLLMVAMHWGQEYSRQPSREQRELARFLHQLGVDVVLGAHPHVVQPAEILWPEPGNAGHGRPTVVIYSMGNFVSNQQFPYTDTGIIVHVTYKMRQAGDEPPRIILEEVAYRPVWVHRWHQGGLTRYQAVLTGDPSAALPALATGDLQRLEEAHRETVDLLGPSPLYKRGLPLPPACTFAGSTPLDCPL
- a CDS encoding DUF177 domain-containing protein — protein: MIIDLREILQEQGLSATHRQTIADPYVALEDLPPGFDAPIHVQATVQNTGSSVLATVSLETQVTMPCSRCLTPVTMPIRVKYVEEYVPAGDNEGLSPEEAGVAGVYQDQQLDLSAGIRENLLLALPMKPLCRPDCAGLCPQCGQNLNDGTCSCETAPAVDPRLAQLQRLLEGEGNS
- a CDS encoding PDZ domain-containing protein, which encodes MTDDHLESRPKQAGFPRRALLLWAAALFLAAILFWRVHVPLFIIAPGLTMPAGEIVKVSAEGAVEQERGTFLVTTLAARQASLGTALAAIFDPRSHVVLRRQLVPPGQTVDEYLAENEELMRQSQVYAMAAALDYLGYSPRVTGAGAEVRRVLPGLRPAGALQVGDVIVAVDGRPVHLAEDLHDYVASVGEGRQVAVDFLRDGRRQGGRVETVDDPWTGAGQARLPVQVWTHRLEVELPPGMEIEIDAREISGPSAGLIFALEIANRFTPVDLTGGRILAGTGTIDARGRLGAVGGVPLKMMAAMAAGAEAFVMPEAVAAQMDGDRFSMEVLAAPDLATLADALARRWAGEPAAVPGGGAPGLLWGGFQIDY
- a CDS encoding chemotaxis protein CheW, yielding MTELKDQSLTVQMPDGHTQAAVPEPEITSQLVLFTLSDETYGVDIQRVREIIRIPEITRIPKTPDFIEGVINLRGGVIPVVDLRKRFNMPAADQARLAETGRIVVMDMRDWTIGMMVDGVSEVLRVQGGAVEPPSPYIVSADTRFIAGVVKDGDRLVVLLDLDAVFFDEEKEQMAGLNQVEAPAG
- a CDS encoding chemotaxis protein CheX, which produces MKAEYIKPFVQAAHRVLKQELGIEPQRGDLRLENTYYTTKDITVLIGVTGDVEGTVLYGTSEETAKALVQNIIGEHRPRFDEICESAVAEIGNMISGHAGALFEELGLSFNITPPNLILNRGTLIANSAIKRLIIPIRLEFGEIEIAVSLRETKPR
- a CDS encoding response regulator, with the protein product MALVLVVDDAQFMRMRLRKLLEEEGHQVIEAGDGEQAVEAYSTNKPDLVLMDITMPNMDGLTALKTIKSQFPEAKVVMCSSLGQKSAVLEAIKAGARDFIVKPFEAERVQNVVRKQVG